CGCCAAACTGACAACTTTAACAACAAGATCTGGATTCTCGCGGATCAAAACGGAAATGGCGTGTTGGTAACACTCTTGGAAGCCGACAACACTCATTTCGAAATTTTGCTCCGGTGGCCATAATATCGATCCATCATTGGTGGAAACTTTTCCAAAGGGAACGATATCGACAGGGAAATTGTTTTTGTACAATAGACGTTGCGTTTCTCTTGAAGATACGAATTGGCCGCTGTTTACCAATGCATCTTTGAGGGCTTTGAACTGGTCCCAATTCAAAACAGATACGCCAATATCAATATCGATCGTGGCGCGAGCAGAGTGGATCTCATAGGCATGTTGGAGCAGGATATCTCGTGCTGTGGCGCCGACGACAAAAAAGGGAACCCCACTCTCGTTGGTTATCGCATCGATGGCGGATAAGATATTGGCGATATTGCCATCTATCTTTCCCACAAGATTATGCGAGATAGGTGTCATAT
This window of the uncultured Desulfosarcina sp. genome carries:
- a CDS encoding nucleotidyl transferase AbiEii/AbiGii toxin family protein, which gives rise to MTPISHNLVGKIDGNIANILSAIDAITNESGVPFFVVGATARDILLQHAYEIHSARATIDIDIGVSVLNWDQFKALKDALVNSGQFVSSRETQRLLYKNNFPVDIVPFGKVSTNDGSILWPPEQNFEMSVVGFQECYQHAISVLIRENPDLVVKVVSLAGLAILKIVSWDDNIERRGKDAGDLYLIIRNYIEAGNMEYFFEKDSDILKKEGSDYDLSSARFLGREISRMISPPAKKKVIKILDREASAPQGHGLALNVYGQDSIKKEPYERLRSYFDALLKGILDP